One window of the Enterobacter huaxiensis genome contains the following:
- the slyB gene encoding outer membrane lipoprotein SlyB: MILRVLGVSLIGLTLAGCVNDSSLSGDVYSASEAKQVQNVTYGTIVNARPVQIQGGDENNVVGALGGAVLGGFLGNTVGGGTGRSLATAAGAVAGGVAGQGVQGAMNKTQGVELEIRKDDGNTIMVVQKQGSTRFSAGQRVVLASNGRQVTVSPR, encoded by the coding sequence ATGATTTTACGTGTACTGGGCGTTTCGCTGATTGGTTTAACCCTGGCTGGTTGTGTGAATGACAGTTCACTATCCGGCGACGTATATAGCGCATCTGAAGCTAAACAGGTTCAGAACGTGACTTACGGTACCATTGTTAATGCTCGTCCTGTTCAAATCCAGGGTGGCGACGAAAATAACGTGGTTGGCGCACTCGGCGGCGCCGTGCTGGGCGGCTTCCTGGGTAACACCGTAGGGGGTGGTACAGGTCGTTCTCTGGCAACAGCCGCAGGTGCAGTGGCCGGTGGTGTTGCGGGCCAGGGCGTACAGGGCGCAATGAACAAAACGCAGGGCGTTGAGCTGGAAATCCGTAAAGACGACGGTAACACCATCATGGTTGTGCAGAAACAGGGTAGCACCCGCTTCTCCGCAGGCCAGCGCGTGGTTCTGGCAAGCAATGGGCGCCAGGTTACCGTTTCCCCGCGTTAA
- the mliC gene encoding C-type lysozyme inhibitor: MKKLLLIAAPLLLSGCSVYNQLVDRMQTDTLEYRCDEKPLTVKLNNPRQEASFIYDNKLLTLKQGMSASGARYTDGIYVFWSKGDSATVYKRDRTVLNNCQLENPKR, from the coding sequence ATGAAAAAACTCCTTCTTATTGCCGCCCCTTTGTTACTGTCAGGCTGTAGCGTCTATAACCAGCTGGTTGACCGCATGCAGACCGATACCCTCGAATACCGCTGTGATGAAAAGCCGTTAACGGTGAAGCTGAATAATCCGCGTCAGGAAGCCAGCTTTATTTATGACAACAAGCTGCTGACCCTGAAGCAGGGGATGTCCGCCTCTGGCGCGCGCTATACGGACGGGATCTACGTCTTCTGGTCCAAAGGCGACAGCGCTACGGTGTATAAACGCGACCGCACCGTGCTGAACAATTGCCAGCTCGAAAATCCGAAGCGTTGA
- the dtpA gene encoding dipeptide/tripeptide permease DtpA — protein MSTANNKPTDESISLNAFKQPKAFYLIFSIELWERFGYYGLQGIMAVYLVKQLGMSEADSITLFSSFSALVYGLVAIGGWLGDKVLGTKRVIMLGAVVLAIGYGLVAWSGHDAGVVYMGMATIAVGNGLFKANPSSLLSTCYNKDDPRLDGAFTMYYMSINIGSFFSMLATPWLAAKFGWSVAFALSFVGMLITVVNFLFCRSWVKDYGSKPDFEPVHMGKLLATIVGVVILAAIATWLLHNQGVARAVLGVVALGIVCIFAKEAFAMQGAARRKMIVAFILMLEAIIFFVLYSQMPTSLNFFAIRNVEHSILGIAFEPEQFQALNPFWIMIGSPILAAIYNKMGDRLPMPHKFAVGMVLCSGAFLVLPLGTKFASDAGIVSVNWLILSYALQSIGELMISGLGLAMVAQLVPQRLMGFIMGSWFLTTAGAAIIAGKIANLMAVPENVTDPLLSLNVYGTVFMQIGIATAVIAVLMLLTAPKLNRMTQDDDKSAQANETATA, from the coding sequence GTGTCTACTGCAAACAATAAACCAACAGACGAAAGCATAAGTCTTAACGCTTTCAAACAGCCCAAAGCGTTCTATCTCATCTTCTCTATCGAGTTATGGGAGCGTTTTGGTTATTACGGCCTGCAAGGGATCATGGCGGTCTACCTGGTAAAACAGCTGGGTATGTCGGAAGCGGATTCCATCACGCTGTTCTCTTCATTCAGTGCTCTGGTGTACGGTCTGGTCGCAATCGGCGGCTGGCTGGGCGATAAAGTCCTCGGCACCAAACGCGTCATCATGCTGGGCGCTGTGGTCCTGGCGATTGGTTATGGCCTGGTTGCCTGGTCAGGACATGATGCGGGTGTGGTTTATATGGGCATGGCCACGATTGCCGTGGGTAACGGTCTGTTCAAAGCGAACCCGTCTTCCCTGCTCTCCACCTGCTACAACAAAGATGATCCGCGTCTGGACGGTGCATTCACCATGTACTATATGTCCATCAACATCGGTTCATTCTTCTCTATGCTGGCAACACCGTGGCTCGCCGCGAAATTCGGCTGGAGCGTGGCGTTTGCGCTGAGCTTCGTGGGTATGCTGATCACCGTGGTGAACTTCCTGTTCTGCCGCAGCTGGGTTAAAGACTACGGTTCTAAACCGGACTTCGAACCTGTGCATATGGGTAAACTGCTCGCGACTATCGTCGGTGTGGTGATCCTTGCCGCTATCGCCACCTGGCTGCTGCATAACCAGGGCGTTGCTCGCGCCGTTCTGGGCGTGGTTGCTCTGGGTATCGTGTGCATCTTTGCGAAAGAAGCTTTCGCGATGCAGGGTGCGGCGCGTCGTAAGATGATTGTGGCCTTCATTCTGATGCTGGAAGCCATTATCTTCTTCGTACTGTACAGCCAGATGCCAACATCGCTGAACTTCTTCGCTATTCGCAACGTAGAGCACTCCATTCTGGGCATCGCGTTCGAACCCGAACAGTTCCAGGCGCTGAACCCGTTCTGGATCATGATTGGTTCCCCGATTCTGGCCGCTATCTATAACAAGATGGGCGACCGCCTGCCGATGCCGCACAAGTTCGCGGTGGGTATGGTGCTGTGCTCTGGCGCATTCCTGGTGCTGCCTCTCGGGACTAAATTTGCGTCCGACGCGGGTATCGTATCCGTTAACTGGCTGATCCTGAGCTACGCCCTGCAGTCTATCGGCGAGCTGATGATTTCCGGTCTGGGCCTGGCGATGGTTGCACAGCTGGTGCCACAGCGTCTGATGGGCTTCATCATGGGTAGCTGGTTCCTGACCACCGCAGGTGCGGCAATCATTGCCGGTAAGATTGCAAACCTGATGGCCGTTCCAGAAAACGTGACCGACCCTCTGCTCTCCCTGAACGTTTACGGCACCGTGTTCATGCAGATTGGTATCGCCACGGCAGTTATCGCTGTGCTGATGCTGCTGACCGCACCTAAGCTGAACCGTATGACTCAGGACGACGACAAATCCGCGCAGGCGAACGAAACCGCTACCGCGTAA
- the nth gene encoding endonuclease III: protein MNKEKRIAILTRLRDENPHPTTELNFNSPFELLIAVLLSAQATDVSVNKATALLYPVANTPRAMLELGVDGVKSYIKTIGLFNSKAENVIKTCRILLEQHGGEVPEDRAELEALPGVGRKTANVVLNTAFGWPTIAVDTHIFRVSNHTNFAPGKNVEQVEEKLLKVVPAEFKVDCHHWLILHGRYTCIARKPRCGSCIIEDLCEFKEKVYS, encoded by the coding sequence ATGAACAAAGAGAAACGCATTGCTATCCTGACCCGCCTGCGGGACGAGAATCCTCACCCGACGACGGAGTTGAATTTTAACTCACCGTTTGAGCTGTTGATTGCGGTGCTGCTCTCTGCCCAGGCGACTGACGTTAGCGTCAATAAAGCCACCGCCCTGCTCTACCCCGTTGCCAATACGCCCCGGGCGATGCTGGAGCTGGGGGTAGACGGCGTGAAATCCTACATCAAGACCATCGGGCTGTTTAACAGCAAAGCCGAGAACGTCATCAAAACCTGCCGGATTTTACTGGAACAGCACGGGGGGGAAGTCCCGGAAGACCGTGCTGAGCTTGAGGCGTTGCCCGGCGTCGGACGTAAAACGGCGAACGTGGTGCTGAATACCGCGTTTGGCTGGCCAACCATTGCCGTTGATACGCATATTTTCCGCGTCTCTAACCACACCAACTTTGCGCCGGGCAAAAACGTTGAGCAGGTTGAAGAGAAGCTCTTAAAAGTAGTGCCCGCCGAGTTTAAGGTCGACTGCCATCACTGGCTGATCTTACACGGCCGCTATACCTGCATTGCACGCAAGCCCCGCTGCGGCTCCTGCATTATCGAAGATCTGTGCGAATTTAAAGAGAAAGTGTATTCCTGA
- the tyrS gene encoding tyrosine--tRNA ligase, translating into MASSNLIKQLQERGLVAQVTDEEALAERLAQGPIALYCGFDPTADSLHLGHLVPLLCLKRFQMAGHKPVALVGGATGLIGDPSFKAAERKLNTEDTVQEWVDKIRKQVAPFLDFNCGDNAAIAANNYDWFGGMNVLTFLRDIGKHFSVNQMINKEAVKQRLNRDDQGISFTEFSYNLLQGYDFACLNKLHGVALQIGGSDQWGNITSGIDLTRRLHQNQVFGLTVPLITKADGTKFGKTEGGAVWLDPKKTSPYKFYQFWINTADADVYRFLKFFTFMDIEAINALEEEDKNSGKAPRAQYVLADEVTRLVHGEDGLAAAKRITASLFNGTLSDLSEADFEQLAQDGVPMVEMDKGADLMQALVDSELQPSRGQARKTIASNAITINGEKQADPEYTFVDGDRLYGRYTLLRRGKKNYCLVCWK; encoded by the coding sequence ATGGCAAGCAGTAACTTGATTAAACAATTGCAAGAGCGGGGCCTCGTGGCCCAGGTGACGGACGAGGAAGCGTTAGCAGAGCGACTGGCGCAAGGCCCGATCGCGCTCTATTGCGGCTTCGACCCCACCGCTGACAGCTTGCATTTGGGGCATCTTGTTCCTTTGTTATGCCTGAAACGCTTCCAGATGGCGGGCCATAAGCCTGTTGCACTGGTGGGCGGCGCGACCGGTCTGATTGGCGACCCAAGCTTTAAAGCCGCTGAGCGTAAACTGAATACCGAAGACACCGTGCAGGAGTGGGTGGATAAGATCCGCAAACAGGTTGCACCGTTCCTCGACTTCAACTGTGGCGACAACGCTGCGATTGCTGCGAACAACTACGACTGGTTTGGCGGCATGAACGTGCTGACCTTCCTGCGTGATATCGGCAAGCACTTCTCTGTTAACCAGATGATTAACAAAGAAGCCGTGAAGCAGCGTCTGAACCGTGACGATCAGGGCATCTCCTTTACCGAGTTCTCCTACAACCTGCTGCAGGGTTATGACTTTGCCTGCCTGAACAAGCTGCACGGCGTCGCTCTGCAGATTGGCGGTTCCGACCAGTGGGGTAACATTACCTCCGGTATCGACTTAACCCGTCGTCTGCACCAGAATCAGGTATTCGGCCTGACCGTACCGCTGATCACCAAAGCTGACGGCACCAAATTCGGTAAAACCGAAGGTGGCGCAGTATGGCTGGATCCGAAGAAAACCAGCCCGTACAAGTTCTACCAGTTCTGGATCAACACGGCGGATGCCGACGTTTACCGCTTCCTGAAGTTCTTCACCTTCATGGACATTGAAGCCATCAATGCGCTGGAAGAAGAAGACAAAAACAGCGGTAAAGCTCCGCGCGCGCAGTACGTGCTGGCGGACGAAGTGACCAGGCTGGTTCACGGTGAAGACGGTCTGGCAGCCGCGAAGCGCATTACCGCGAGCCTGTTCAACGGTACGCTGAGCGACTTAAGCGAAGCGGACTTCGAGCAGCTGGCGCAGGACGGCGTGCCGATGGTTGAAATGGACAAAGGCGCAGACCTGATGCAGGCGCTGGTAGACTCCGAGCTGCAGCCGTCCCGCGGCCAGGCGCGTAAAACCATCGCCTCTAACGCGATCACCATTAACGGTGAGAAGCAGGCCGATCCTGAATACACCTTCGTGGACGGCGATCGTCTGTACGGCCGCTACACGCTGCTGCGTCGCGGCAAGAAAAACTACTGTCTGGTGTGCTGGAAGTAA
- the anmK gene encoding anhydro-N-acetylmuramic acid kinase, translated as MKSGRYIGVMSGTSLDGVDVVLAAIDENMVAQQASLSWPIPVSLKEDILNICQGQQLTLSQLGQLDVRLGALFADAVLALMHKEKLQPQDIVAIGCHGQTVWHEPTGEAPHTMQIGDNNQIVAKTGVTVVGDFRRRDIALGGQGAPLVPAFHQALLAHPVERRMVLNIGGIANLSMLIPGQPVRGYDTGPGNMLMDAWIWRQCGKAYDKDAQWASEGKVILPLLQSMLSDPYFAEPAPKSTGREYFNARWLERQLAQFPAIAPQDVQTTLAELTAVSISEQVLLSGGCERLLVCGGGSRNPLVMARLAGLLPGTEVTTTDEAGISGDDMEALAFAWLAWRTVAGLPGNLPSVTGAREASVLGAIFPANPRHNQS; from the coding sequence ATGAAATCGGGTCGATATATCGGTGTGATGTCAGGCACCAGTCTTGACGGTGTTGATGTCGTTCTGGCCGCCATTGATGAAAACATGGTGGCGCAGCAGGCAAGCCTGAGCTGGCCCATCCCCGTCTCATTGAAAGAGGACATTTTGAACATCTGTCAGGGGCAGCAACTCACGCTTTCACAGCTTGGGCAGCTGGATGTAAGGCTGGGTGCGCTGTTTGCGGATGCCGTGCTGGCGCTTATGCACAAAGAAAAACTGCAGCCGCAGGATATCGTGGCCATTGGCTGCCATGGCCAGACGGTCTGGCATGAACCCACCGGTGAGGCGCCTCATACGATGCAAATTGGTGACAATAACCAAATTGTGGCGAAGACGGGAGTGACCGTGGTGGGGGATTTCCGCCGTCGTGATATCGCGCTGGGCGGGCAGGGCGCGCCGCTGGTGCCTGCATTTCATCAGGCGCTGCTTGCGCACCCGGTAGAACGCCGGATGGTGCTCAATATTGGCGGCATTGCTAACCTGTCGATGCTGATCCCCGGCCAGCCGGTTCGCGGATATGATACCGGGCCGGGTAACATGCTGATGGATGCCTGGATCTGGCGTCAGTGTGGCAAGGCTTATGATAAAGATGCGCAGTGGGCCAGCGAGGGGAAAGTGATCCTCCCGCTTCTGCAGTCCATGCTAAGCGATCCGTATTTTGCTGAGCCTGCGCCGAAAAGCACCGGTCGTGAATATTTTAACGCCCGCTGGCTTGAGCGCCAGCTGGCGCAGTTCCCGGCGATTGCCCCTCAGGATGTGCAGACAACGCTTGCCGAACTGACGGCTGTCTCAATATCGGAACAGGTTCTTCTCAGCGGCGGCTGCGAGCGCCTGCTGGTGTGCGGCGGCGGAAGCAGGAATCCGCTGGTGATGGCACGCCTCGCCGGTTTGTTACCCGGCACCGAGGTGACGACCACCGATGAAGCGGGAATTAGCGGCGATGATATGGAAGCGCTGGCCTTCGCCTGGCTGGCATGGCGTACCGTTGCCGGGCTGCCAGGAAATTTACCGTCAGTGACCGGGGCGCGGGAAGCGAGCGTACTCGGTGCGATTTTCCCGGCGAATCCACGTCATAATCAGAGTTAA
- the gstA gene encoding glutathione transferase GstA, translated as MKLFYKPGACSLASHITLRESGKDFTLDGVDLMKKRLENGDDFFAINPKGQVPALLLDDGTLLTEGVAIMQFLADNVPDRQLLAPTGSISRYKTLEWLNYIATELHKGFTPLFRPDTPEEYKPTVRALLEKKLQYINDSLKDDQWICGARFTIADAYLFTVLRWARAVKLNLEGLDHIASYMQRVAERPAVAAALKAEGLN; from the coding sequence ATGAAACTGTTCTACAAACCGGGCGCCTGCTCTCTTGCTTCCCACATTACCCTGCGCGAGAGCGGCAAAGATTTCACGCTGGACGGCGTTGACCTGATGAAAAAGCGCCTCGAAAACGGCGATGACTTTTTTGCTATTAACCCGAAAGGACAAGTTCCGGCTCTGCTGCTGGATGACGGTACGCTGCTGACCGAAGGGGTGGCAATTATGCAATTCCTCGCCGACAACGTACCGGATCGCCAACTGCTGGCCCCGACGGGCAGCATTTCGCGCTACAAGACGCTTGAATGGCTTAACTACATTGCTACCGAACTGCACAAGGGGTTTACGCCGCTGTTCCGTCCGGATACGCCGGAAGAGTACAAACCCACCGTGCGCGCCCTGCTGGAGAAAAAGCTGCAGTACATTAACGACTCTTTGAAGGACGACCAGTGGATTTGCGGGGCGCGTTTCACCATTGCTGATGCGTATCTGTTCACCGTTCTGCGCTGGGCGCGTGCGGTGAAGCTGAACCTGGAAGGGTTAGACCATATTGCGTCGTATATGCAGCGCGTGGCGGAACGCCCTGCTGTGGCAGCGGCGCTGAAGGCGGAAGGGTTGAATTAA
- the pdxY gene encoding pyridoxal kinase PdxY has protein sequence MKNILAIQSHVVFGHAGNSAAEFPMRRLGANVWPLNTVQFSNHTQYGKWTGCVMPPSHLTEVVQGIADIDQLKRCDAVLSGYLGSAEQGEHILGIVRQVKAANPAAKYFCDPVMGHPEKGCIVAPGVAEFHVRHALPASDIIAPNLIELEILCEHPVNSVEEAVSASRELIAQGPEIVLVKHLARAGLSQDRFEMLLVTKDEAWHISRPLVDFGLRQPVGVGDVTSGLLLVKLLQGAALRDALEHVTAAVYEIMIATKNMQEYELQVVAAQDRIAKPEHYFSATQL, from the coding sequence ATGAAGAACATCCTCGCCATTCAGTCCCACGTTGTTTTTGGACATGCTGGCAATAGCGCAGCGGAATTTCCGATGCGCCGCCTCGGTGCCAACGTCTGGCCCCTCAACACAGTACAGTTTTCTAACCACACGCAATACGGCAAATGGACCGGCTGCGTAATGCCGCCTTCTCATCTGACCGAGGTGGTGCAGGGCATCGCCGATATCGATCAGCTTAAGCGCTGTGATGCCGTCCTGAGCGGTTACCTGGGCTCGGCAGAGCAGGGTGAGCATATTCTCGGCATCGTTCGCCAGGTGAAAGCGGCGAATCCTGCAGCAAAATATTTTTGCGACCCGGTTATGGGCCACCCCGAGAAGGGCTGCATTGTGGCGCCAGGCGTGGCTGAATTTCACGTCCGCCATGCGCTGCCGGCCAGCGACATCATTGCCCCGAACCTGATTGAGCTTGAGATACTCTGCGAGCATCCGGTGAACAGCGTAGAAGAGGCTGTAAGCGCCTCACGCGAACTTATCGCTCAGGGGCCGGAGATCGTCCTTGTGAAGCATCTTGCGCGCGCAGGGCTCAGCCAGGACCGTTTTGAGATGCTGCTGGTGACGAAAGACGAGGCCTGGCACATCAGCCGTCCGCTGGTGGATTTCGGCCTGCGTCAGCCGGTAGGTGTCGGTGATGTGACCAGCGGCCTGCTGCTGGTGAAGCTGCTCCAGGGGGCGGCTCTGCGGGATGCGCTGGAGCATGTGACCGCAGCCGTTTATGAAATTATGATTGCGACGAAAAATATGCAGGAATATGAGCTGCAGGTGGTGGCAGCACAGGATCGTATCGCAAAACCAGAACATTATTTCAGCGCGACACAATTGTAA
- the rsxG gene encoding electron transport complex subunit RsxG produces MLKTMQKHGVTLAVFAAVLTGLTALVNALTKTTIEEQATKQQKALFDQVIPSDFYDNDLQKSCFVVDAPQLGKGMHRVFIARKGDNAVGAVMETTAPDGYSGAIQLLVGADFSGTVLGTRVTEHHETPGLGDKIETRLSDWILHFAGKVIHGEDDAAFAVKKDGGEFDQFTGATITPRAVVNAVKRAGLYAQTLPAQINGLQACEE; encoded by the coding sequence ATGTTAAAAACCATGCAAAAACACGGCGTTACGCTGGCGGTTTTCGCCGCGGTCCTGACGGGGCTGACTGCGCTTGTTAACGCGCTGACCAAAACGACCATTGAAGAACAGGCGACTAAACAGCAAAAGGCGCTGTTCGATCAGGTCATCCCGTCCGATTTCTACGATAATGACCTGCAAAAAAGCTGCTTTGTTGTAGACGCGCCGCAGCTCGGGAAAGGCATGCATCGCGTCTTCATTGCCCGTAAAGGGGATAACGCCGTGGGCGCAGTGATGGAAACGACGGCGCCGGACGGCTATTCAGGGGCCATTCAGCTCCTCGTAGGCGCTGATTTTTCAGGTACCGTACTGGGCACCCGCGTGACTGAACACCACGAAACGCCGGGCCTGGGGGACAAAATTGAAACGCGACTCAGCGACTGGATTTTGCACTTTGCCGGTAAAGTTATCCACGGTGAAGACGATGCTGCCTTTGCGGTGAAAAAAGATGGCGGCGAATTCGACCAGTTCACGGGCGCGACCATCACCCCGCGTGCCGTGGTTAACGCCGTAAAACGAGCCGGGCTGTATGCACAAACGCTGCCCGCGCAGATCAACGGTCTTCAGGCCTGTGAGGAGTAA
- the rsxD gene encoding electron transport complex subunit RsxD, which produces MVFRIASSPFTHNQRQTSRIMMLVCLAALPGIAVQFWFFGWGTLFQLVLGCVSALAAEGLVLKLRKMDVSRILSDNSALLTGLLLAISIPPFAPWWMVVLGTVFAVIIAKQLYGGLGHNPFNPAMIGYVVLLISFPVQMTSWLPPHEIAATVPGFMDALHVIFTGHTALGADMNTLRMGVDGISQATPLDTFKTSLHAGHSVEQIMKSAIYSGMLAGAGWQWVNLAYLLGGLFLLQQKAIRWHIPVSFLVTLAVCSTLGWVFSPESLASPQMHLLSGATMLGAFFILTDPVTASTTNRGRLIFGALAGLLVWLIRSFGGYPDGVAFAVLLANITVPLIDYYTRPRVYGHR; this is translated from the coding sequence ACCAGCGCCAGACGTCGCGTATCATGATGCTGGTTTGCCTGGCGGCGCTGCCGGGCATCGCCGTTCAGTTCTGGTTTTTCGGCTGGGGAACCCTCTTCCAGTTAGTTCTCGGCTGCGTCAGCGCCCTGGCGGCAGAAGGTCTGGTGCTGAAGCTGCGCAAAATGGACGTCTCCCGCATTCTCAGCGACAACTCCGCCCTGCTGACCGGCCTGCTGCTGGCGATCAGTATTCCACCGTTTGCCCCGTGGTGGATGGTGGTGCTCGGGACCGTCTTTGCCGTCATCATTGCCAAACAGCTGTACGGTGGCCTGGGCCATAACCCGTTTAACCCGGCGATGATTGGCTACGTGGTTCTGCTTATCTCTTTCCCGGTGCAGATGACCAGCTGGCTACCGCCGCATGAGATAGCCGCCACCGTGCCGGGCTTTATGGACGCCCTGCACGTCATCTTCACCGGCCATACCGCTCTCGGTGCAGATATGAATACGCTGCGCATGGGTGTCGACGGCATCAGCCAGGCGACTCCGCTTGATACCTTCAAAACCTCTCTGCATGCCGGACACAGCGTTGAGCAGATCATGAAATCTGCGATCTACAGCGGCATGCTGGCGGGCGCAGGCTGGCAGTGGGTCAACCTCGCCTACCTGCTTGGCGGTCTGTTCCTGCTGCAGCAGAAAGCCATCCGCTGGCATATTCCGGTCAGTTTCCTGGTGACGCTGGCGGTCTGTTCTACGCTGGGCTGGGTGTTCTCCCCTGAATCCCTCGCCAGCCCGCAGATGCACCTGCTCTCCGGTGCGACCATGCTGGGTGCATTCTTTATTTTGACCGATCCGGTAACGGCCTCGACCACCAACCGCGGCCGCCTGATTTTCGGCGCGCTGGCGGGTTTACTGGTCTGGCTGATCCGCAGTTTTGGCGGTTATCCGGACGGCGTTGCTTTCGCCGTGCTGTTAGCCAACATCACCGTGCCGCTTATCGACTACTATACGCGCCCGCGCGTTTACGGCCATCGCTGA
- the pdxH gene encoding pyridoxamine 5'-phosphate oxidase, giving the protein MSDNDELQQIAHLRREYTKGGLRRQDLPAEPLALFERWLKQACEAKLADPTAMVVATVDENGQPYQRIVLLKHYDEKGLVFYTNLGSRKAHHLENNPRISLLFPWHMLERQVMVTGKAERLSTLEVVKYFHSRPRDSQIGAWVSKQSSRISARGVLESKFLELKQKFQQGEVPLPSFWGGFRIPIEQMEFWQGGEHRLHDRFLYQRDNGGWKIDRLAP; this is encoded by the coding sequence ATGTCAGATAACGACGAACTGCAGCAAATTGCGCATCTGCGCCGTGAATACACCAAAGGCGGCCTGCGTCGCCAGGATCTTCCCGCCGAACCGCTGGCGCTTTTTGAACGCTGGCTGAAACAGGCCTGCGAAGCGAAGCTTGCCGACCCGACCGCGATGGTGGTCGCAACCGTTGATGAAAACGGTCAGCCGTATCAGCGCATCGTGCTGCTTAAGCACTATGACGAAAAGGGGCTGGTGTTTTACACCAACCTGGGCAGCCGTAAAGCTCACCACCTTGAAAACAACCCGCGCATAAGCCTGCTGTTCCCGTGGCACATGCTGGAGCGTCAGGTCATGGTCACCGGCAAAGCAGAACGTCTCTCTACGCTGGAAGTGGTGAAGTATTTCCACAGCCGCCCGCGCGACAGCCAGATTGGCGCCTGGGTCTCAAAACAGTCCAGCCGCATTTCTGCCCGCGGCGTGCTGGAAAGCAAATTCCTCGAGCTCAAACAGAAGTTCCAGCAGGGCGAGGTTCCGCTACCCAGCTTCTGGGGCGGCTTCCGTATCCCCATTGAACAGATGGAATTCTGGCAGGGAGGCGAACACCGCCTTCACGACCGCTTTTTATACCAGCGCGATAACGGCGGCTGGAAAATCGACAGACTGGCACCCTAA
- a CDS encoding electron transport complex subunit E: MSQVKEVIVQGLWKNNSALVQLLGMCPLLAVTSTATNALGLGLATTLVLTLTNLSISALRRWTPSEIRIPIYVMIIASVVSVVQMLINAYAFGLYQSLGIFIPLIVTNCIVVGRAEAFAVKNSPAMSALDGFAIGMGATCAMFVLGSLREILGNGTLFDGADALLGGWAKALRIEVFHTDTPFLLAMLPPGAFIGLGMMLAVKYLIDEKRKRRAAERSVQEGIPEKAS; encoded by the coding sequence ATGAGCCAGGTTAAAGAGGTTATCGTCCAGGGGCTGTGGAAAAACAACTCTGCGCTGGTTCAGCTGCTGGGAATGTGTCCGCTGCTGGCCGTTACGTCGACCGCCACCAACGCGCTCGGTCTGGGGCTGGCAACCACGCTGGTGCTGACCCTGACCAACCTGTCCATCTCCGCCCTGCGCCGCTGGACGCCGTCGGAGATCCGCATTCCGATTTACGTCATGATCATCGCCTCGGTGGTGAGCGTGGTACAAATGCTGATCAACGCCTATGCGTTTGGGCTTTATCAATCGCTTGGGATCTTCATTCCGCTGATCGTCACCAACTGTATCGTCGTGGGCCGTGCAGAAGCCTTTGCGGTAAAAAACAGCCCTGCCATGTCGGCGCTGGACGGTTTCGCTATCGGAATGGGCGCGACCTGCGCGATGTTCGTGCTGGGATCGCTGCGTGAAATATTAGGCAACGGTACGCTGTTTGACGGCGCAGATGCGCTGCTCGGCGGCTGGGCGAAAGCGTTGCGCATTGAAGTGTTCCACACCGATACGCCATTCCTGCTGGCAATGCTGCCACCGGGCGCGTTTATTGGCCTTGGCATGATGCTGGCGGTAAAATACCTGATTGATGAGAAACGTAAGCGCCGCGCGGCTGAGCGCAGCGTTCAGGAAGGGATACCCGAGAAGGCTTCATGA